One window of the Candidatus Effluviviaceae Genus V sp. genome contains the following:
- a CDS encoding glucose dehydrogenase, translated as MWRNTILVSAALLLASAAAFGQITSELVVDGLNRPVQVAAPDGDERLFILEQRGVVLLLEDGSLLPQPFLDITADVMDPSAYSEQGLLGIAFHPDFATNRLFYVHYTDNAGDTVIERYEAQSGNPDQADLSTAATVLTQTQPYGNHNGGTIDFGPDGYLYFGFGDGGGAGDPDGNAQDPTTLLGKFIRIDVDSLPYSIPPSNPFVGDAGVLDEIWATGLRNPYRWSFDSATGDLWIADVGQNAWEEIAVQAASSTGGENYGWDVTEGTHCYEPPSGCGADTFDLPVYEYGHQNGRCSITGGWVYRGVGVPELEGYYIFGDFCSNEIWAILFDGSSVTDTLDLTDELNPDGRIDALASIAAGGDGELYLVDRAGTTDGEVYRVTLDSSDIEPGDTEPRMGMGRPFPNPFGTSTEFSISMTEGGVLDVTVLNAAGAVVKELVSRAGSPGARTVRWDGTDAGGNAVSSGTYFIMAQALGETRTRRVSVVR; from the coding sequence ATGTGGCGGAATACCATTCTGGTATCGGCCGCGCTGCTTCTTGCGTCGGCCGCAGCCTTCGGTCAGATCACATCCGAGCTCGTCGTGGACGGCCTCAACAGGCCCGTCCAGGTCGCGGCACCGGACGGCGACGAGCGTCTCTTCATCCTTGAGCAACGGGGCGTCGTCCTGCTCCTCGAGGACGGGTCGCTCCTGCCTCAGCCGTTTCTCGACATCACGGCCGACGTAATGGACCCGTCCGCCTACAGTGAACAGGGACTCCTCGGGATCGCCTTCCACCCCGACTTCGCCACGAACCGGCTCTTCTACGTGCACTACACCGACAACGCCGGTGATACCGTCATCGAACGGTACGAGGCCCAGTCCGGGAATCCCGACCAGGCGGACCTCTCGACGGCCGCGACGGTCCTCACCCAGACGCAGCCCTACGGAAACCACAACGGCGGGACGATCGACTTCGGACCCGACGGGTATCTCTACTTCGGCTTCGGGGACGGCGGGGGCGCGGGCGACCCCGACGGGAACGCGCAGGACCCGACGACGCTTCTCGGCAAGTTCATCCGCATCGACGTCGATTCACTCCCCTACAGCATCCCTCCCTCGAACCCGTTCGTCGGCGACGCCGGGGTTCTCGATGAGATCTGGGCGACCGGTCTGAGGAACCCGTACCGGTGGAGCTTTGACTCCGCGACCGGCGATCTGTGGATCGCCGACGTGGGACAGAACGCCTGGGAGGAGATCGCCGTGCAGGCGGCGTCGAGCACCGGCGGCGAGAACTACGGCTGGGATGTGACGGAGGGGACGCACTGCTATGAGCCGCCATCCGGATGCGGCGCCGATACGTTCGATCTTCCCGTCTACGAGTACGGCCATCAGAACGGTCGGTGCTCGATCACCGGCGGGTGGGTCTACCGGGGCGTCGGCGTGCCGGAGCTCGAGGGGTACTACATCTTTGGCGACTTCTGCTCGAACGAGATCTGGGCGATCCTGTTCGACGGATCATCGGTCACCGACACGCTCGACCTCACCGATGAACTCAACCCGGACGGCAGGATCGACGCGCTTGCCTCCATCGCCGCGGGCGGCGACGGGGAGCTCTATCTCGTCGACCGGGCCGGGACGACCGACGGCGAGGTCTACAGGGTGACCCTCGACTCGAGCGACATCGAGCCGGGAGACACGGAACCAAGGATGGGGATGGGACGCCCGTTCCCGAACCCGTTCGGCACGAGTACGGAGTTCAGCATCTCCATGACCGAGGGTGGGGTGCTGGACGTCACCGTCTTGAACGCGGCGGGAGCGGTCGTGAAGGAGCTCGTCTCGAGAGCCGGCTCCCCCGGCGCCAGGACCGTCCGCTGGGACGGGACCGACGCCGGAGGCAACGCCGTTTCCTCAGGCACCTACTTCATCATGGCTCAAGCGCTCGGTGAGACGCGCACGCGTCGTGTGAGCGTCGTCCGGTAG
- a CDS encoding T9SS type A sorting domain-containing protein, which translates to MPRFGPIAAVLCCLLLVPCASATTSPETTGARAIGDTLTVIMRPILSIPEQAIAGDSFTIEAKASSGTSGWAVSLLGPGGPYPLSVTNSTYSSSHERWFLTVSVPADVPELLCDLRVTASGGIDDTAKNAVMVRTTEPTDYYVVHITDTHLPTHLYYYQSGADSDTSEMEDLRTVIEDINVMNPAFVLLTGDVVNEGELEEFLDKRYYTKAKRILGEFEVPVYVCAGNHDVGGWDDSPPPDGTARRYWWKFFGWNHLYDPPSGDPLYTQNYSFDFGGAHFVSLESYDNYDRWRRQIYGNESFTSDQINWLVSDIAAAPPTAPVVAFYHMDFQDELDIAALGIDCALWGHVHHTSGQISSPPFNLSTDNVCDGARAMRLVRVSNGAVQPTQPIDAGTIGQNLRLEFDPANDGTNDEVTAAIINNQPEDFEQAVVRFVMPAASTPYEVDAGELVQTVVEGDIAYCTVRLPAPANDITGVTISPTGAGIEDHQAALALAAPPGPNPAASRATVSFSLSVPGHVRVDVYDISGRRVARLLDGPRTAGTHTASWDLTDDRGGHVASGVYLWRITANGSVLTARQVVLR; encoded by the coding sequence ATGCCCCGCTTCGGTCCCATCGCCGCGGTTCTGTGCTGTCTGCTCCTCGTCCCGTGTGCGTCTGCGACGACGTCGCCAGAGACCACAGGCGCCAGGGCGATCGGCGACACGCTGACCGTCATCATGCGGCCGATCCTCTCGATCCCCGAGCAGGCGATCGCCGGAGATTCGTTCACGATCGAGGCGAAGGCCTCGTCCGGCACGTCCGGCTGGGCCGTGTCGCTGCTCGGTCCCGGCGGACCTTATCCGCTCTCTGTCACGAACTCGACGTACAGCTCGTCACACGAGCGGTGGTTCCTGACCGTCTCCGTACCGGCGGACGTGCCCGAGTTGCTCTGCGATCTCCGGGTGACAGCGTCCGGCGGCATCGACGACACCGCCAAGAACGCCGTCATGGTGAGGACGACAGAGCCGACCGATTACTACGTGGTACATATCACGGACACGCATCTGCCGACCCATCTCTACTACTACCAGTCGGGAGCCGACAGCGACACGTCGGAGATGGAAGATCTGAGGACGGTAATCGAGGACATTAACGTCATGAATCCGGCTTTCGTCCTGCTGACCGGCGACGTCGTCAACGAGGGCGAGCTTGAGGAGTTTCTCGACAAGCGCTACTACACGAAGGCCAAGCGCATCCTGGGGGAGTTCGAGGTGCCGGTCTACGTCTGTGCCGGCAATCACGACGTGGGGGGCTGGGATGACTCGCCTCCGCCGGACGGCACCGCCCGCAGGTACTGGTGGAAGTTCTTCGGCTGGAACCACCTGTACGATCCGCCGTCCGGCGACCCGCTCTACACGCAGAACTACTCGTTCGATTTCGGCGGGGCCCACTTCGTCTCGCTCGAGTCGTACGACAATTACGACCGCTGGCGCAGGCAGATCTACGGCAACGAGAGTTTCACGAGCGACCAGATCAACTGGCTCGTCAGCGACATCGCCGCCGCACCTCCGACAGCGCCGGTCGTGGCGTTCTATCACATGGACTTCCAGGACGAGCTCGACATCGCGGCTCTCGGTATCGACTGCGCTCTCTGGGGCCACGTCCACCACACCTCGGGTCAGATCTCCTCTCCTCCGTTCAACCTCTCCACCGATAACGTGTGCGATGGAGCGCGCGCCATGCGGCTCGTGCGCGTATCGAACGGCGCCGTCCAGCCGACGCAGCCGATCGACGCGGGGACCATCGGACAGAACCTCCGCCTCGAGTTCGACCCAGCCAACGACGGCACCAACGACGAGGTGACGGCCGCCATCATCAACAACCAGCCCGAGGATTTCGAGCAGGCCGTCGTCCGCTTCGTCATGCCGGCGGCCTCAACGCCGTACGAGGTCGACGCGGGCGAGCTCGTCCAGACGGTCGTCGAGGGCGACATCGCATACTGCACCGTCCGGCTCCCAGCGCCGGCCAACGACATCACCGGAGTCACCATCTCACCGACGGGCGCCGGCATCGAGGATCATCAGGCGGCCCTTGCGCTCGCCGCTCCTCCCGGCCCCAACCCGGCCGCGTCCCGGGCCACAGTCAGCTTCTCCCTGTCCGTCCCGGGACACGTTCGCGTGGATGTCTACGACATCTCGGGCCGGCGTGTCGCGAGGCTCCTCGACGGCCCCAGAACGGCCGGGACCCACACCGCCTCCTGGGACCTCACGGACGACCGGGGAGGCCACGTCGCGTCGGGCGTCTATCTCTGGCGCATCACGGCGAACGGGTCGGTACTGACCGCACGCCAGGTGGTGCTCCGCTAG
- the rsgA gene encoding ribosome small subunit-dependent GTPase A codes for MQTANESGAPVRGTVYRKGRGLYDVRVEDRTIRCTISNRLRKKLLYPLADPASLGHHSVQKVEDIKLVDPVAIGDQVEFVPTDEGHGHIRQVLPRRNELGRKIEEAKRYGGGKDLSQTVVANADLVVPVMSAAKPKPKWHLLDRYLVGAEAAGIPALICITKSDIERGGEVARRAAIYEGIGYPVARTSAVTGNGLQAFRELLAGRTSVFVGKSGVGKTTLLNALQPGLGLAVQDVSGSTGKGRHTTTHLELFPLDGGGGVVDTPGMKMFAPMEGHAEIAACFPEMRPFLGACRFGADCSHSHEPDCAVKKAVEAGDIARERYESFLKM; via the coding sequence ATGCAGACAGCGAACGAGAGCGGCGCCCCGGTTCGGGGCACCGTCTACAGGAAGGGACGCGGTCTCTACGATGTCCGCGTCGAAGACAGAACGATACGCTGCACGATCTCGAACCGGCTCAGGAAGAAGCTCCTCTACCCGCTGGCCGATCCCGCGTCGCTCGGACATCACTCTGTCCAGAAGGTCGAGGACATCAAGCTGGTGGACCCGGTCGCGATCGGGGACCAGGTCGAGTTCGTGCCGACAGACGAGGGCCATGGGCACATCCGACAGGTGCTGCCCAGACGGAACGAGCTGGGACGGAAGATCGAGGAAGCCAAGCGGTACGGCGGAGGGAAGGACCTCTCGCAGACCGTCGTGGCCAACGCCGACCTGGTCGTCCCGGTGATGTCGGCCGCGAAGCCGAAGCCGAAGTGGCACCTTCTGGACAGATACCTTGTCGGAGCGGAGGCCGCGGGGATACCGGCTCTCATCTGCATCACCAAGTCGGACATCGAACGCGGCGGCGAGGTGGCTCGACGCGCCGCGATCTATGAAGGTATAGGCTATCCCGTCGCGCGAACGAGCGCCGTCACGGGCAACGGGCTTCAGGCCTTCAGAGAGCTTCTGGCCGGGAGGACGTCGGTCTTCGTAGGAAAGTCGGGCGTCGGGAAGACGACGCTCCTGAACGCGCTGCAGCCGGGGCTCGGCCTCGCGGTGCAGGACGTCAGCGGCAGCACCGGCAAAGGACGGCACACGACGACACACCTTGAGCTCTTCCCGCTCGATGGAGGCGGCGGCGTGGTCGACACGCCCGGCATGAAGATGTTCGCACCGATGGAAGGCCACGCGGAGATCGCCGCGTGCTTCCCGGAGATGCGCCCCTTTCTGGGCGCGTGCCGGTTCGGCGCGGACTGCAGTCACTCTCACGAGCCCGACTGCGCGGTCAAAAAGGCCGTCGAGGCAGGCGACATCGCCAGGGAGCGCTACGAGAGCTTTCTCAAGATGTGA
- a CDS encoding outer membrane lipoprotein-sorting protein, with product MLIRQPSTFYLALSALLALAPASAAQGADAEQPTAEALVSRMDDLYDSSGTVAEVEVEIVEPDKTRIMKLRMWSRGEDESLAVVLEPSRDEGTATLRIDRNIWNYLPKISRTIRVPPSMMMGSWMGTDLTYDDLVKESSFVDDYTHELVGRSDDPPGWLVRMTARPGTAGLWSRIDVVFTDQHRLPAVALYYDRRDELARTMRFEDVRTMDGRLVPTRLVVVPEDEKGERTVFRYNDIRWNAELDDDLFSLRRLERRS from the coding sequence ATGCTGATACGACAGCCGAGCACGTTCTACCTGGCGCTCTCCGCGCTTCTGGCTCTTGCTCCGGCATCTGCCGCGCAGGGCGCGGACGCGGAGCAGCCGACGGCCGAGGCGCTGGTGTCCCGGATGGATGATCTCTACGACTCCTCGGGAACCGTCGCAGAGGTCGAGGTCGAGATCGTCGAGCCCGACAAGACCCGGATCATGAAGCTCCGGATGTGGAGCAGGGGAGAGGACGAGTCGCTGGCCGTCGTCCTCGAGCCGTCCCGTGACGAGGGCACGGCGACCCTCAGGATCGACAGGAACATCTGGAACTACCTTCCCAAGATATCCCGCACGATCCGCGTGCCTCCCTCCATGATGATGGGCTCGTGGATGGGGACCGACCTCACCTACGATGACCTCGTCAAGGAGTCCTCGTTCGTCGACGACTACACCCACGAGCTCGTCGGCCGGAGCGACGACCCTCCGGGGTGGCTCGTGCGGATGACCGCCAGACCAGGCACCGCCGGCCTCTGGAGCCGTATTGACGTCGTCTTCACCGACCAGCACCGGCTGCCCGCCGTCGCCCTCTACTACGACCGCCGTGATGAGCTGGCCCGGACCATGCGCTTCGAGGACGTGCGGACCATGGACGGTCGACTCGTTCCCACGCGCCTTGTCGTCGTCCCGGAAGATGAGAAGGGCGAGAGGACAGTCTTCCGATACAACGACATCCGATGGAACGCCGAACTGGACGATGATCTCTTCAGCCTCCGACGGCTCGAGCGTCGGAGCTAG
- a CDS encoding FtsX-like permease family protein has protein sequence MLSLSTLRIAWRNLWRNPKRTVFAVTAITVGQLAFLGTAGLTRGYAEQYFQTATGPMLGHLVVNAEGWRDDRELDNTLSELSAVVGAVRGVDGVERVSPRIYAPAMAAVEREGFMCTVVGVEPDREAWDDGLLSPDEAAELGEGSVLVGRRLAERERVPAGIELAIIGQDVEGSIASDLFIVAGTLGGNVALVNDLGVVMSLSDAQELLRMGDEAHELVVHAERRDALDALADSLRALPELSGARVSTWRDVAPQIAAIIEVMGVSHYFVLIIVFIAAAAGIANTMLMSTFERNREFGMLLSLGCGPGRLSRIVLIEALLIGCIGVVAGTLIGAAAVHVLGETGINYAALVGADEMREGSFAGLEISFLSYPTLRLSDIVGGIGAILGTSVLSVIWPILHVVRLEPVKAMRA, from the coding sequence ATGCTCTCCCTGAGCACGCTGCGCATAGCGTGGCGGAACCTCTGGCGGAACCCGAAGCGCACCGTCTTCGCCGTCACGGCCATCACCGTCGGTCAGCTCGCCTTCCTCGGTACGGCCGGCCTGACCCGCGGCTACGCCGAGCAGTACTTCCAGACCGCCACAGGCCCGATGCTCGGGCACCTCGTCGTCAACGCCGAGGGCTGGCGCGACGACCGGGAGCTCGACAACACGCTGTCCGAGCTCTCCGCCGTGGTCGGTGCGGTGCGCGGCGTCGACGGCGTCGAACGCGTGTCTCCGAGGATCTACGCGCCCGCCATGGCCGCGGTCGAGCGCGAGGGCTTCATGTGTACGGTGGTCGGCGTCGAGCCCGACCGTGAGGCCTGGGACGATGGCCTCCTGAGCCCGGATGAGGCCGCGGAGCTAGGGGAGGGGAGCGTCCTCGTCGGCCGGAGATTGGCCGAACGGGAGCGGGTCCCCGCCGGCATCGAGCTCGCGATCATCGGTCAGGACGTCGAGGGCTCGATCGCCAGCGACCTCTTCATCGTGGCGGGTACGCTCGGGGGGAACGTCGCGCTGGTGAACGACCTCGGTGTCGTGATGTCGCTGTCCGACGCACAGGAACTCCTCCGCATGGGGGACGAGGCGCACGAGCTCGTTGTCCATGCCGAACGAAGGGACGCTCTCGACGCTCTCGCCGACAGTCTGAGGGCGCTTCCCGAGCTCTCGGGGGCGCGGGTCTCCACGTGGCGCGACGTCGCGCCTCAGATCGCGGCGATCATCGAGGTGATGGGCGTCTCCCACTATTTCGTCCTCATCATCGTGTTCATCGCGGCGGCCGCGGGGATCGCCAACACCATGCTCATGTCGACGTTCGAGCGGAACCGCGAGTTCGGGATGCTGCTGTCGCTCGGCTGCGGACCGGGCCGCCTCTCGCGCATCGTGCTCATCGAGGCGCTGCTTATCGGATGCATCGGCGTCGTCGCGGGGACCTTGATCGGCGCGGCGGCCGTGCACGTGCTCGGAGAGACGGGCATCAACTACGCGGCGCTTGTCGGCGCCGACGAGATGAGAGAGGGATCGTTCGCGGGCCTTGAGATCTCGTTCCTCTCGTATCCGACGCTCCGCCTCAGCGACATCGTCGGAGGGATCGGCGCGATCCTCGGGACGTCGGTCCTCTCGGTCATATGGCCCATTCTCCATGTCGTGAGACTCGAGCCCGTCAAGGCGATGAGAGCATGA
- a CDS encoding FtsX-like permease family protein produces MAHSPCRETRARQGDESMKQPLVLKIALRGLGRHPRRTALSVLGIGIGVAVALFLNAFMLGESEMVIRGVVRTGIGHLHVAPKSWAETRDRDLRLAEWRNVLEKARSLDEVVAAAPRASTTALLGFGTKVAGVEMLGVDPAVEPSVNQLVEGLSRGRYIERSDSTGAVIGAGVAERLDVGVDDALFATVVDSSGEIRYAMLTVVGIISTGSAELDASLCHVPIASIERMTGRMGPSGIAVLLKDETLTRRVGTRLDGETAPGDTVLTWQEMAPTMSVGAQADRAFAGLISVIVVFVVVLGITSAQLTSVLERKREFAVLMALGMRDALVVRLVLVEAVILGLLGGVAGLAIGAPFLHWAATKGLDFTEFVEGEFSMEGMLFDPVIYAQVGMWVVPYAVVVALAATVLAALYPARTAVTINPTTALSLREA; encoded by the coding sequence ATGGCCCATTCTCCATGTCGTGAGACTCGAGCCCGTCAAGGCGATGAGAGCATGAAACAGCCGCTCGTTCTGAAGATAGCCCTTCGCGGCCTCGGCCGGCATCCTCGCCGGACAGCCCTTTCGGTCCTGGGCATAGGGATCGGTGTGGCGGTCGCGCTCTTCCTGAACGCTTTCATGCTCGGGGAGAGCGAGATGGTCATACGCGGCGTCGTCAGAACGGGGATCGGCCACCTCCATGTGGCCCCGAAGTCGTGGGCCGAGACGCGGGACAGAGACCTCCGTCTGGCGGAGTGGAGGAACGTCCTCGAGAAGGCGCGGTCCCTCGACGAGGTCGTCGCCGCGGCTCCGAGGGCGAGCACGACGGCTCTTCTGGGGTTCGGCACGAAAGTGGCGGGGGTCGAGATGCTCGGGGTGGACCCCGCCGTCGAGCCGAGCGTGAACCAGCTCGTGGAGGGATTGAGCCGGGGGCGGTACATCGAGCGGTCGGACTCGACCGGTGCGGTCATCGGGGCCGGCGTGGCCGAGAGACTCGACGTCGGGGTCGATGACGCTCTCTTCGCCACGGTCGTCGACAGCTCCGGCGAGATCCGGTACGCGATGCTGACAGTTGTCGGTATCATCTCAACCGGCAGCGCCGAACTCGACGCCTCATTGTGTCACGTTCCGATCGCATCCATCGAACGCATGACCGGGCGGATGGGACCGTCGGGCATCGCCGTACTCCTCAAGGATGAGACACTGACCCGGCGGGTCGGGACAAGGCTCGACGGGGAGACCGCTCCGGGCGACACCGTACTCACCTGGCAGGAGATGGCTCCGACGATGAGCGTCGGCGCCCAGGCCGACCGAGCGTTCGCGGGCCTCATCAGCGTCATCGTGGTGTTCGTGGTCGTGCTCGGCATCACCAGCGCTCAACTGACGTCTGTGCTGGAGCGCAAGCGCGAGTTCGCGGTGCTGATGGCCCTCGGAATGCGGGACGCGCTCGTCGTCCGTCTGGTCCTTGTCGAGGCCGTGATCCTCGGTCTGCTCGGCGGTGTCGCCGGGCTCGCCATCGGCGCGCCCTTCCTGCACTGGGCGGCGACGAAGGGCCTCGACTTCACCGAGTTCGTCGAAGGCGAGTTCTCGATGGAGGGGATGCTCTTCGATCCGGTCATCTACGCACAGGTCGGGATGTGGGTCGTGCCCTACGCCGTCGTCGTCGCGCTCGCCGCGACAGTGCTGGCGGCTCTCTATCCCGCCAGGACCGCCGTCACCATCAACCCGACCACCGCGCTCAGCCTCCGGGAGGCATGA
- a CDS encoding ATP-binding cassette domain-containing protein: MAEMLVEVTGVTKEFHTGEVTVRALRGLDLSIGEGEFLAIVGPSGSGKTTLLNLIGALDEATNGEVRAMGRDLGALSRQERAELRLHAFGFVFQAYNLLPVLTARENVEFVLELQGVGAERRDRAVSVLSELGLGELLDRRPTEMSGGQQQRVTVARAIAARPRLVLADEPTANLDSENSEALIEMMKRLRDEQGTTFVFATHDPLVMQHALRIVHLRDGRVERDERKEGRAAARTERDAREKGRGDDHAGPEDDGNGAGGAS; encoded by the coding sequence ATGGCCGAAATGCTCGTCGAGGTCACAGGCGTCACAAAGGAGTTCCACACCGGCGAGGTGACGGTGCGGGCGCTCCGGGGTCTCGATCTCTCGATCGGGGAGGGCGAGTTCCTGGCCATCGTGGGCCCCAGCGGAAGCGGCAAGACGACGCTCCTCAACCTCATCGGCGCGCTCGACGAGGCGACGAACGGGGAGGTCAGGGCCATGGGACGGGACCTCGGGGCATTGAGCCGACAGGAGCGCGCAGAGCTCAGGCTTCACGCCTTCGGATTCGTCTTTCAGGCCTACAATCTGCTGCCGGTCCTCACGGCCCGCGAGAACGTGGAGTTCGTGCTCGAGCTCCAGGGCGTCGGAGCCGAGCGCCGCGACCGGGCGGTCTCCGTGCTCTCCGAGCTCGGCCTCGGCGAGCTCCTGGACCGCCGTCCGACCGAGATGTCCGGCGGTCAGCAGCAGCGTGTGACGGTGGCACGGGCGATCGCGGCGAGACCCAGGCTCGTGCTGGCCGACGAGCCGACCGCCAACCTCGACAGCGAGAACTCCGAGGCCCTCATCGAGATGATGAAGCGTCTGAGGGATGAACAGGGGACCACCTTCGTGTTCGCTACCCATGACCCGCTCGTTATGCAGCACGCGCTCAGGATCGTGCATCTGAGGGACGGCAGGGTCGAGAGGGACGAGCGAAAGGAAGGGCGTGCGGCGGCTCGGACCGAGAGGGACGCGCGTGAGAAGGGGCGCGGGGATGACCATGCCGGGCCCGAAGATGACGGCAACGGAGCGGGGGGAGCGTCATGA
- a CDS encoding ATP-binding cassette domain-containing protein — translation MQTTKSDSATPRTTSGNGTIVRAEGLRKIYETPAETIAAVDGVDLTIPRGDFISLLGPSGSGKTTLLDLIGCLDSISEGHLEVFGTDVSDAKESELVSLRRGRIGFVFQEFLLLPELTALENVQVPSMFARSSIDRETAVWFLERVGLGKRADHLPSELSGGERQRVAIARALTTTSGLLLADEPTGNLDSKNSEAVYEVFRALNEEDGLTVVLATHDEHLGGMADRTIRLTDGRVEAVQ, via the coding sequence ATGCAGACGACGAAGAGCGACAGCGCGACACCGCGGACAACGTCCGGCAACGGCACCATCGTGCGCGCCGAGGGGCTCAGGAAGATCTACGAGACGCCTGCGGAGACCATCGCCGCCGTCGACGGTGTCGACCTGACGATCCCGCGGGGCGACTTCATATCGCTCCTGGGACCCTCCGGTTCCGGCAAGACGACGCTGCTCGATCTCATCGGCTGTCTTGATTCGATCTCGGAGGGGCATCTGGAGGTCTTCGGAACGGACGTGTCCGACGCGAAGGAGAGCGAGCTCGTCTCGCTCCGGCGCGGCAGGATCGGGTTCGTCTTCCAGGAGTTCCTGCTCCTGCCGGAGCTCACGGCGCTCGAGAACGTGCAGGTTCCCTCGATGTTCGCCCGCTCTTCCATCGACCGCGAGACTGCGGTCTGGTTCCTCGAGAGAGTCGGACTCGGGAAGCGCGCCGACCACCTGCCGAGCGAGCTCTCGGGCGGCGAGCGCCAGCGCGTGGCGATCGCCCGCGCGCTCACGACGACGAGCGGACTTCTCCTCGCCGACGAACCGACGGGCAACCTCGACTCGAAGAACTCCGAGGCCGTCTATGAGGTCTTCAGGGCGCTGAACGAGGAGGACGGTCTCACGGTCGTGCTCGCGACGCACGACGAGCACCTGGGAGGCATGGCGGACCGGACGATCAGACTGACGGACGGACGCGTGGAGGCCGTGCAGTAG
- a CDS encoding FtsX-like permease family protein, with amino-acid sequence MAWKLLMRNRIRSVLTIGGVAVAVAVLVSLLAFDTGYQRSLQTDIERMGYQVLVTAKGCPYEAATLMLKGGGGLRYMDEEVYGRIVEDERIKEIAPQLVVTDFDPDGGGVAMYIGIDEAQRRLKPWLEFRSGGWFSGPEADEAILGYEAAELEQRSVGDRLYISSIDRVLEVVGILERTGTQDDGAIFVPLATAQGAFGHEGKISGIGIRLKDLGQLAAFEEDLYDEPGIQVVSMAQVRGTILNLMSSARVLAGSIAVVAVVVAVIGVMNTILMSVFERTKEIGVMKAMGASRFDVFRIVWSETTLVCFFGGIAGAVLATAGGRLAELLVREVLPYAPSGRLVIVTPVLVVAALIGAVATGLVAGVYPAARAAGLKPVQAIRSTG; translated from the coding sequence ATGGCATGGAAGCTCCTCATGAGGAACAGGATCCGGTCGGTCCTGACGATCGGCGGCGTCGCTGTGGCCGTGGCCGTGCTCGTGAGCCTCCTGGCGTTCGACACCGGCTACCAGCGGTCGCTCCAGACCGACATCGAACGCATGGGGTATCAGGTGCTCGTCACGGCGAAGGGATGCCCCTACGAGGCGGCCACGCTGATGCTGAAGGGCGGCGGAGGTCTCCGCTACATGGACGAGGAGGTCTACGGCCGGATCGTCGAGGACGAGCGCATCAAGGAGATCGCACCGCAGCTCGTGGTCACCGACTTCGACCCGGACGGCGGCGGAGTCGCCATGTACATCGGCATCGACGAGGCGCAACGGCGACTGAAGCCCTGGCTCGAGTTCCGCTCCGGCGGATGGTTCAGCGGGCCGGAGGCGGACGAGGCGATCCTCGGCTACGAGGCGGCCGAGCTCGAGCAGCGCAGCGTCGGCGACCGGCTGTACATCTCGAGCATCGACCGCGTCCTCGAGGTCGTCGGGATACTCGAGCGAACGGGGACGCAGGACGACGGAGCGATCTTCGTCCCGCTGGCCACGGCGCAGGGCGCGTTCGGTCACGAGGGAAAGATCAGCGGCATCGGCATCCGGCTCAAGGACCTCGGGCAGCTGGCCGCCTTCGAGGAGGATCTCTACGACGAACCGGGCATCCAGGTCGTCAGCATGGCGCAGGTCAGAGGCACGATCCTCAACCTGATGTCATCGGCGCGCGTCCTCGCGGGCTCGATCGCCGTCGTCGCTGTCGTCGTCGCCGTCATCGGCGTCATGAACACGATCCTGATGTCGGTCTTCGAGCGAACAAAGGAGATCGGCGTCATGAAGGCGATGGGAGCGTCCCGCTTCGACGTGTTCCGCATCGTCTGGTCCGAGACGACGCTCGTGTGCTTCTTCGGAGGCATCGCGGGCGCCGTTCTGGCGACGGCGGGCGGGCGGCTCGCCGAGCTTCTCGTACGCGAGGTCCTCCCCTACGCGCCGAGCGGGCGGCTGGTCATCGTGACACCGGTTCTGGTCGTCGCGGCGCTCATCGGCGCCGTCGCGACGGGACTCGTCGCTGGCGTCTACCCCGCGGCGCGAGCGGCGGGGCTCAAACCGGTTCAGGCGATTCGGAGCACAGGATGA
- a CDS encoding metal-sensing transcriptional repressor: MDGHTTEHRENLSRMARAEGQVRGIRRMIEEGAYCIDIVTQIQAVQSALGAVAKRVLQKHIDHCVTDAMRSGTEEDADEKIDELMKVLERAMR, from the coding sequence ATGGACGGACATACAACGGAACACAGGGAGAACCTCAGCAGAATGGCGCGTGCAGAGGGACAGGTACGCGGCATCCGGAGGATGATCGAGGAAGGCGCCTACTGCATCGACATCGTGACCCAGATCCAGGCCGTCCAGTCCGCGCTGGGAGCCGTCGCCAAGCGGGTCCTTCAGAAGCACATCGACCACTGCGTGACCGACGCCATGCGGAGCGGGACCGAGGAGGATGCCGACGAGAAGATCGACGAGCTCATGAAGGTCCTCGAACGGGCCATGCGATAG